A single window of Oncorhynchus keta strain PuntledgeMale-10-30-2019 chromosome 34, Oket_V2, whole genome shotgun sequence DNA harbors:
- the LOC118367124 gene encoding uridine phosphorylase 2-like codes for MSPILLNGIGTVNDHSEYIEPEVPFKNPQIHVKNPHLDTMEEDILYHFNLGTKTHNLPEMFGDIKFVCVGGSANRMRSFAQFIHQELALPGNMDDVTDICEGTDRYSMYKVGPVLSISHGMGIPSISIMLHELIKLLHHARCIDFILFRIGTSGGVGLAPGTVVVTDKAVDCFFRAQFEQVVLGKVVTRSTELDVGVSKELLQCSSELEDLPTIIGNTMCTSDFYEGQGRLDGALCSFSTEDKLEYLRKAFNTGVRNIEMESTVFAAMCRACGIKAAVVCVTLLNRFDGDQIATPHDVLVEYQQRPQVLVAHFIKKRLGLVV; via the exons ATGTCACCTATTTTACTGAACGGTATAGGGACTGTCAATGACCATTCTGAATATATCGA ACCCGAGGTCCCTTTCAAGAACCCCCAGATTCATGTGAAGAACCCCCATTTGGATACAATGGAAGAGGACATTCTCTATCACTTCAACCTGGGGACCAAGACCCACAACCTACCTGAGATGTTCGGAGACATCAAG TTTGTGTGCGTCGGCGGCAGTGCCAATCGGATGAGGTCCTTTGCTCAGTTCATTCACCAGGAGCTGGCCTTGCCCGGAAACATGGATGACGTCACAGACATCTGTGAGGGAACCGACCGCTACTCCATGTACAAAGTGGGACCCGTACTTTCTATCAGT CATGGTATGGGCATCCCTTCCATCTCCATCATGCTCCATGAGCTCATCAAACTGCTGCATCATGCCCGCTGCATCGACTTCATCCTCTTCCGCATTGGCACCTCCGGTGGAGTCG GTCTGGCACCAGGAACAGTAGTGGTCACAGACAAGGCGGTGGACTGCTTCTTCCGCGCCCAGTTTGAGCAGGTGGTTCTAGGTAAGGTGGTCACAAGGAGCACAGAGCTGGACGTGGGCGTCTCCAAGGAGCTGCTGCAGTGCTCCTCCGAGTTAGAGGACTTGCCCACCATCATCGGCAACACCATGTGCACCAGTGACTTCTATGAAG GTCAGGGTCGGCTGGATGGagctctctgctccttctccacTGAGGACAAGTTGGAGTACCTGAGGAAAGCCTTTAACACGGGAGTCAGGAATATTGAGATGGAGTCCACCGTCTTCGCAGCCATGTGTCGTGCCTGTGGCATCAAAG CTGCAGTCGTATGCGTGACTTTGTTAAACCGTTTTGACGGGGACCAGATCGCCACCCCTCATGATGTGCTGGTGGAGTACCAACAGAGACCTCAGGTTCTGGTGGCCCACTTCATCAAGAAACGCCTGGGCCTCGTCGTCTAA